A portion of the Candidatus Pristimantibacillus lignocellulolyticus genome contains these proteins:
- a CDS encoding beta-lactamase family protein, with the protein MNRLHNIDELLKEFVDQDIVGCGCVVTKNGQMMYEGYFGYADREQKVSMNDRSIHRLYSTTKVIVCTAAMLLFERGKFLLNDPLHLYLPEFKEMQVVHNSSNGNVHVKPAQNPILVKHIFAMTSGIPYEWGESKTHQEITRLTDDLKSKGPHTLEQMIKEIAKAPLLFEPGTRWAYGYSHDIVARLVEVISGITIEQFIQKELLDPLQMNDTGYRFKDDVQSRFVPLYALNDNNELAPTWARGDENFDPLAIYNGGGIGIYSTPRDYTKFAQMLANGGMSGNYQIISKKTIDLIRSNHLNAVQLDDFANPYTAGYGYGLGVRTLIDPIAAHYGGSIGEFGWTGMSGTYVLIDPAEQLSIVYMHQRLPNLEVEHHLRLRNVVYSCL; encoded by the coding sequence ATGAATCGATTACATAATATTGATGAACTATTAAAAGAGTTTGTAGACCAGGACATCGTCGGCTGTGGTTGTGTAGTTACGAAAAATGGTCAAATGATGTATGAAGGTTACTTTGGCTATGCTGACCGTGAACAAAAAGTATCGATGAATGATCGTAGTATTCACCGTCTTTATTCAACGACTAAGGTTATTGTATGTACAGCAGCGATGCTACTCTTTGAACGTGGTAAGTTTCTATTGAATGATCCATTGCATCTATATTTACCAGAATTCAAAGAGATGCAAGTCGTTCATAATTCTTCAAATGGTAATGTACATGTGAAACCTGCTCAAAATCCAATACTTGTGAAACATATTTTCGCAATGACTTCCGGAATTCCTTACGAATGGGGCGAGTCGAAAACACATCAAGAAATAACTAGACTGACTGATGATCTAAAATCGAAAGGTCCTCATACTTTAGAGCAAATGATTAAGGAAATTGCGAAAGCACCATTATTATTTGAACCTGGAACTCGCTGGGCATATGGATATTCCCATGATATTGTCGCGCGCTTAGTAGAGGTAATAAGTGGTATAACGATTGAGCAATTTATTCAGAAAGAGCTTCTTGATCCCCTTCAAATGAATGATACTGGGTATCGTTTCAAAGATGATGTACAATCACGTTTTGTACCGTTATATGCTTTGAATGATAATAATGAACTGGCACCTACATGGGCCCGTGGAGATGAGAATTTCGATCCTTTAGCAATCTACAACGGTGGTGGTATAGGAATATATTCTACGCCAAGAGACTACACGAAATTTGCACAGATGCTTGCCAATGGTGGCATGTCCGGTAATTATCAAATTATTAGCAAGAAGACGATAGATCTGATTCGTAGTAATCATCTTAATGCTGTTCAACTAGATGACTTTGCCAATCCCTACACTGCTGGATATGGATATGGCTTAGGAGTAAGAACATTAATTGATCCTATTGCAGCGCATTATGGCGGTTCTATAGGTGAATTTGGTTGGACAGGTATGTCAGGAACTTACGTATTAATTGATCCTGCAGAGCAACTCTCGATTGTATATATGCATCAACGTTTGCCTAATTTGGAAGTTGAGCATCATTTACGCCTACGTAATGTTGTATATAGTTGTTTATAA
- a CDS encoding iron ABC transporter permease — translation MLLARQKRKQRLTLLILIVLLFATFIVGIGTGSSALGFARLFPTLFGDGSFKENFTLFEVRLPRIIVTLLAGMALALSGSILQSVTRNDLADPGIIGIHSGAGIGVALFYIYVPAQILSLTFLLPLAAFGGAVITAVIIYIFSYERGVGLQPIRLILIGVGFSMALSGIMIFIFSAVDPFKVEFITKWMTGNIWGADWPYIWALLPWLLLLIPFTLYKANRLNILTMSEPTAIGLGISLNRERITLMLTAVALAASAVSVAGSVAFIGLMAPHIAKAIVGPRHQLFMPVSLLLGGLLLLIADLLSRLLFQPTSLPAGIMVALIGAPYFVYLLMKKI, via the coding sequence ATGCTACTTGCCCGTCAAAAAAGAAAACAACGTCTTACTTTGCTTATCCTTATAGTACTATTATTTGCTACGTTTATTGTAGGTATAGGAACAGGATCATCTGCACTTGGTTTTGCTCGTCTATTCCCTACTTTGTTCGGTGACGGTAGCTTTAAGGAAAACTTTACTTTATTCGAAGTGAGATTACCTAGAATTATCGTCACGTTGTTAGCAGGAATGGCACTTGCACTTTCAGGGTCAATATTGCAAAGTGTAACCCGCAATGATCTCGCTGATCCTGGAATTATAGGAATACATTCTGGTGCTGGTATCGGTGTTGCATTATTCTACATATACGTTCCTGCCCAAATATTAAGCTTAACATTTCTACTACCACTCGCGGCTTTCGGCGGAGCAGTTATTACAGCGGTCATTATCTATATCTTCTCTTACGAGCGAGGTGTCGGACTACAACCTATCCGCTTAATACTGATTGGTGTCGGTTTCTCTATGGCATTGTCAGGCATTATGATCTTTATTTTCTCAGCTGTTGATCCGTTCAAAGTTGAATTTATAACGAAATGGATGACGGGTAATATATGGGGAGCCGATTGGCCGTATATATGGGCTTTACTGCCGTGGTTGCTACTATTAATTCCGTTTACTTTGTACAAAGCAAATCGACTCAACATTTTAACAATGAGTGAGCCAACAGCCATTGGACTTGGAATCTCTTTGAATAGAGAACGAATAACATTAATGTTAACTGCTGTTGCACTAGCTGCTTCTGCTGTGTCCGTAGCCGGTAGTGTAGCTTTTATTGGATTAATGGCGCCTCATATCGCTAAGGCTATTGTTGGTCCAAGACATCAATTATTTATGCCTGTAAGTCTACTACTCGGAGGTCTATTATTGTTAATAGCTGATCTGCTTAGCCGTTTATTATTTCAACCGACGAGTTTACCAGCAGGTATTATGGTAGCCCTTATTGGTGCGCCATACTTCGTGTATTTACTTATGAAGAAAATTTAG
- a CDS encoding acyltransferase, translating into MSQLLSTKRESIPQLSIVRAIAILGVLSIHSTSVAVSTGMIDSSWFFLYNFANIFLKFGTTTFIFLSSFVLFYNYYDRPLIGKLVTSFYKKRLMYIIVPYITFSLFYFLLKLYLYPESYPLILGNGFSFGEMMSALGDRLIHGTAHTHLYFVYISIQFYLLFPLFLWFFKKYPKLTHWLLLIGIIVQWGFFLVNKYGLETQVTARGSWSLSYFTYYLLGAYLGIYYDKWKQWINIAKENVTKKRVIGWSVFALIWLSSGLLHVYMWYETRLKLDSYNSTLFDLVWNIHTLTTAIILMQIAFILYRKSATSIKNLLIRLGEVSFGVYLFHPYLLLLYRLYPPESGASIVHHAWYVGGFLFALIGSWIVVELVVRFIPQSWLIFGSIKKKKPSQPKAKHNASNVQM; encoded by the coding sequence ATGAGCCAGTTATTAAGTACAAAGCGAGAGAGTATTCCACAGTTATCAATAGTTCGAGCTATTGCGATTTTAGGAGTACTGAGTATTCATTCTACTTCTGTTGCAGTAAGTACAGGGATGATAGATTCTAGTTGGTTTTTTCTATATAATTTTGCAAATATCTTTTTGAAGTTTGGTACAACAACGTTTATCTTTTTAAGTAGTTTTGTATTGTTCTACAATTATTATGATCGGCCTTTAATAGGTAAATTAGTTACGAGTTTTTACAAGAAGAGATTAATGTATATTATTGTTCCGTACATCACTTTTTCTCTATTTTATTTTCTATTGAAATTGTATTTATATCCTGAAAGTTACCCATTAATTCTAGGTAATGGTTTCTCATTTGGTGAAATGATGTCTGCATTAGGCGACCGGTTGATACATGGTACTGCACATACGCATCTATATTTTGTCTATATAAGCATTCAGTTTTATCTGCTATTTCCGTTATTTTTATGGTTTTTCAAAAAGTATCCGAAGCTTACTCATTGGTTGTTATTGATCGGAATCATCGTTCAATGGGGCTTCTTCCTAGTGAATAAATACGGTTTAGAAACACAAGTTACTGCTCGTGGTAGCTGGTCATTAAGTTATTTTACGTATTATTTATTAGGTGCCTACTTAGGAATTTATTATGACAAATGGAAACAGTGGATCAATATTGCGAAAGAAAATGTAACGAAGAAACGCGTCATAGGTTGGAGTGTATTTGCTCTAATATGGTTAAGTTCGGGTTTATTGCATGTATATATGTGGTATGAGACTAGATTAAAACTAGATAGTTATAATTCAACACTATTTGATCTCGTATGGAATATTCATACGTTAACGACAGCAATTATATTGATGCAAATAGCTTTTATTCTTTATAGAAAATCAGCAACATCGATTAAAAATTTACTAATAAGATTAGGTGAAGTATCGTTTGGAGTATACTTATTCCATCCATACTTATTACTACTATATCGACTATACCCGCCAGAAAGTGGGGCTAGCATTGTTCATCATGCTTGGTATGTAGGTGGTTTCCTATTTGCATTAATCGGTTCTTGGATCGTTGTAGAATTAGTTGTTCGTTTTATTCCGCAAAGTTGGCTTATTTTTGGGAGTATTAAGAAAAAGAAACCTTCACAACCAAAAGCCAAACATAATGCGTCTAATGTTCAAATGTAG
- a CDS encoding NAD(P)/FAD-dependent oxidoreductase, giving the protein MNNIELYDITIIGGGPSGLYSAFYSGLREMKTKIIDFQSELGGKLHVYPEKLIWDVGGIPPIPCAQLIQQLTKQAMVFSPKIVLDTKVERIEKVEEHFIIYTSTGEKHYSKTVFLATGSGILKPQKLEIEGAERFEISNLHYTIKSFKPFHKKTVMISGGGNAALDWANELVGVADQVILTYRKDQMKGHEAHVTQLMESNVQCCFNTTITKLIANDEKSAIERVELTNADTGEKQMVDIDEVVISHGYEQDISLMENSPLQLELKDNYYIAGNSHCETSVAGVFAVGDIVSYDGKLNLIAGTFQDAANAVNKAKSYIEPNANTNGMVSSHNELFKERNKEIVQHMLVKQ; this is encoded by the coding sequence ATGAACAATATAGAGCTATACGACATCACTATTATCGGTGGGGGTCCATCGGGATTATATTCTGCTTTTTATAGCGGTTTACGTGAAATGAAGACCAAGATTATAGATTTCCAATCAGAGCTTGGTGGGAAGTTACATGTATACCCCGAAAAATTAATATGGGATGTTGGTGGGATTCCGCCAATTCCTTGTGCACAATTGATTCAGCAATTAACGAAACAAGCGATGGTATTTAGTCCGAAAATTGTACTTGATACAAAGGTTGAACGTATTGAAAAGGTGGAAGAACATTTCATTATTTACACATCTACTGGTGAAAAACATTATTCCAAAACAGTGTTTCTAGCTACTGGGAGCGGAATATTAAAACCGCAAAAGTTAGAAATAGAAGGTGCGGAGCGCTTTGAAATTAGTAATTTACATTACACCATCAAATCATTTAAACCTTTCCATAAAAAAACGGTAATGATCTCAGGCGGTGGAAACGCCGCTCTAGACTGGGCAAATGAATTAGTAGGCGTAGCTGACCAAGTAATACTAACGTATCGCAAAGATCAGATGAAGGGGCATGAAGCCCATGTTACGCAGCTTATGGAGAGTAATGTGCAATGTTGCTTCAATACGACAATTACAAAATTGATAGCAAATGATGAAAAGTCAGCTATTGAGAGAGTGGAGTTAACAAACGCGGATACTGGCGAAAAACAGATGGTTGATATTGATGAAGTGGTCATTAGTCATGGATATGAGCAGGATATTTCGTTAATGGAGAATAGTCCACTTCAATTAGAATTGAAAGATAATTACTATATAGCTGGAAACTCACATTGTGAAACATCCGTTGCTGGTGTATTTGCAGTAGGAGATATCGTGTCCTATGATGGAAAACTCAATCTCATTGCGGGTACTTTCCAAGATGCTGCTAATGCGGTTAATAAAGCGAAAAGTTATATTGAACCTAATGCTAATACAAATGGTATGGTTTCTTCACATAATGAATTGTTCAAAGAACGGAATAAGGAAATTGTTCAACATATGCTTGTGAAACAATAG
- a CDS encoding iron ABC transporter permease, whose amino-acid sequence MKHSWLQAIPFALQLIFAACLTIVVFLIAITFGAADTTLSDVYHALFTTVSNDKITMLEEIRIPRAVAAMLVGGALAIAGAIMQGTTRNPLADPGLLGLSAGANLALAISIVLLPTISTLTTVWVCFIGAGIAVLLVIGIGSAKRGGFSPLRIVLAGAAITAFLNAITEGIGLHFQITKRVSMWTSGGLIGTTWSQISMISPFIIVGIIVALYYSRSLTLLSLDEEAATGLGQNVTKVKIILFTVVVILAGSSVALVGNMAFIGLMIPHIVRAVVGNDYRYILPMSIFIGSTFMVLADLLGRIVTAPYEAPAAAIVAIMGLPFFLLVVRKGGRNF is encoded by the coding sequence ATGAAGCATTCATGGCTACAAGCTATACCCTTTGCTTTGCAATTAATTTTTGCTGCTTGCTTAACTATTGTCGTATTTCTTATTGCGATAACGTTCGGTGCAGCTGATACTACGCTTAGCGATGTATATCATGCTCTATTCACAACAGTTAGCAATGACAAAATAACGATGCTTGAAGAAATTCGTATTCCTCGTGCAGTCGCAGCAATGCTCGTTGGCGGAGCACTTGCCATTGCAGGTGCTATTATGCAAGGAACGACTCGCAATCCCTTAGCTGATCCAGGCTTATTGGGATTATCTGCGGGAGCTAACTTAGCTCTCGCTATCTCTATTGTGCTCCTTCCTACGATCAGCACTTTAACAACCGTATGGGTTTGTTTTATAGGAGCAGGTATTGCCGTTCTACTTGTTATTGGTATAGGTTCAGCCAAAAGAGGAGGATTCTCCCCATTGCGCATCGTATTAGCTGGTGCCGCAATTACAGCCTTTCTTAACGCGATTACTGAAGGAATTGGGTTGCACTTTCAAATTACAAAACGTGTTTCCATGTGGACTTCAGGTGGGCTAATTGGTACTACGTGGTCACAGATAAGTATGATATCACCTTTTATCATTGTGGGTATAATTGTTGCACTCTACTACTCCAGATCACTGACACTATTGAGTCTTGATGAAGAAGCAGCTACTGGATTAGGTCAGAATGTAACTAAAGTGAAAATTATTCTTTTCACTGTTGTCGTCATTCTAGCAGGTTCCTCCGTCGCACTTGTTGGTAATATGGCCTTTATTGGCCTTATGATTCCTCATATTGTGCGAGCGGTTGTAGGCAATGATTATCGATATATATTACCAATGTCAATATTCATCGGCTCAACCTTTATGGTGCTTGCAGATTTATTAGGTAGAATCGTTACTGCACCATATGAAGCACCTGCAGCTGCTATTGTAGCAATTATGGGACTTCCTTTCTTCTTACTAGTCGTTCGCAAGGGAGGTCGAAACTTCTAA
- a CDS encoding ABC transporter ATP-binding protein, which yields MVRLLTNELTVAYGEHTIIDNLSVEIPDQKITAIIGSNGCGKSTLLKAMTRIISHKSGQIVLDGKTIASEHTKILAKKLAILPQTQEHSSGLTVGELVSYGRFPYQSGFGRLSKQDYDVIDWALEVTGTIDYKHRSVDALSGGQRQRVWIAMALAQETDMIFLDEPTTYLDMAHQLEVLELLQQLNVNQQRTIVMVLHDLNHAARFADYVIAMRDGHIVKRGTAQEVITHEVLKEVYHIDAEIGTDPRTGKPICVTYELLK from the coding sequence ATGGTTCGCCTGCTTACCAATGAACTTACTGTCGCATATGGTGAACATACTATTATTGATAATCTTTCAGTGGAAATCCCTGATCAGAAAATCACCGCTATTATTGGCTCTAATGGATGTGGAAAATCTACATTACTTAAAGCAATGACAAGAATTATTTCGCATAAATCTGGTCAAATTGTGCTAGACGGAAAAACGATCGCTTCAGAGCATACAAAGATACTAGCGAAGAAGCTCGCTATTCTTCCCCAAACACAAGAGCATTCCTCTGGTCTAACTGTAGGAGAACTCGTTTCTTATGGACGATTTCCTTATCAATCTGGATTTGGCAGACTTTCAAAGCAAGATTATGATGTAATCGATTGGGCACTTGAGGTAACAGGCACGATAGATTACAAACACCGCAGTGTGGATGCCTTGTCAGGTGGTCAACGACAACGTGTCTGGATTGCAATGGCGCTAGCGCAGGAAACAGATATGATCTTCCTTGATGAACCAACAACTTATCTTGATATGGCTCATCAACTAGAAGTGCTTGAACTGTTGCAACAACTTAATGTCAATCAACAACGAACGATCGTAATGGTATTACACGATTTGAATCATGCTGCACGTTTTGCTGATTATGTCATCGCCATGCGAGATGGTCACATTGTGAAACGTGGTACTGCGCAAGAAGTAATTACACATGAAGTTTTGAAGGAAGTCTATCATATCGATGCTGAGATCGGGACAGATCCGAGGACGGGGAAGCCAATATGTGTTACATATGAGTTACTTAAATAG
- a CDS encoding iron-hydroxamate ABC transporter substrate-binding protein: MRKIFMPLLIVFMLIIAACGSNNTTNNASNNTPSTTNNSQQEEPVNTEPQFVTYQSETGPIEVPANPQRVVVLAAFNAGSLLALDVPVVGVDEWAAGNSNYADKLKDVAIVSEGDVEGILNLDPDLIIAAPTTANLDKFKEIAPTITYTYGALDYLSQHVEIGKLVSKEAEAQAWVDDFKARAKQVGNDIKAKHGDDVTVTVIENFAKQMYVFGDNWGRGTEILYQEMGLGMTDKTAEMALADGYYALSVEVLPEYAGDFIVLSNDGADNSFKETDTYKNIPAVSNGHVIEANAADFFFNDPITLDFQLQLFVDGFLGE, translated from the coding sequence TTGAGAAAAATATTTATGCCACTATTAATCGTATTCATGCTTATCATCGCTGCTTGTGGTAGTAATAACACAACTAACAATGCTAGCAATAACACTCCAAGTACTACGAATAATAGTCAACAAGAAGAACCAGTTAATACTGAGCCCCAATTCGTAACTTATCAATCTGAGACTGGACCAATTGAAGTACCTGCTAATCCACAACGTGTCGTAGTACTTGCTGCTTTCAATGCTGGTAGCCTACTAGCATTAGATGTTCCTGTAGTTGGCGTAGATGAGTGGGCAGCTGGCAACTCTAACTATGCTGACAAATTAAAAGATGTAGCCATCGTATCAGAGGGTGATGTTGAAGGAATTCTTAATCTTGACCCCGATTTGATCATTGCTGCTCCAACGACAGCAAATCTTGATAAATTCAAAGAAATTGCTCCAACGATTACTTACACTTACGGCGCTTTAGATTACTTATCTCAACATGTTGAAATCGGTAAATTAGTTAGTAAAGAGGCAGAAGCTCAAGCTTGGGTAGATGACTTTAAAGCTCGTGCCAAGCAAGTAGGTAACGATATTAAAGCAAAACATGGTGATGATGTAACCGTTACAGTTATTGAAAATTTTGCGAAGCAAATGTACGTGTTTGGCGACAACTGGGGACGTGGTACTGAAATCCTCTATCAAGAAATGGGTCTTGGCATGACAGATAAAACAGCTGAAATGGCGTTAGCTGACGGTTACTATGCTTTATCTGTAGAAGTACTACCCGAATACGCGGGCGACTTCATCGTATTGAGTAATGATGGCGCTGATAATTCATTCAAAGAAACAGATACTTACAAAAACATTCCAGCTGTAAGTAATGGTCATGTGATCGAAGCAAATGCTGCTGATTTCTTCTTCAACGATCCTATTACTTTAGATTTCCAACTTCAACTTTTTGTTGATGGTTTTCTTGGAGAATAG
- a CDS encoding iron-hydroxamate ABC transporter substrate-binding protein, whose product MRKVFMPLLIVFMLIIAACGSNNATNSSSNSNSNTNVNNITQQEASTTTEPEFVTYESENGPIQVPAKPERVVMLSSGYVGNVLALGIPVVGVDSWAIGSSLFADKLKDVAIISEDDVEGVLNLEPDLIIASSTTANLEKFKEIAPTITYTYNAFDYLSQHVEIGKLVGKEAEAEAWVNDFKARAKQAGQDVKAKHGDDVTVTVIEHYAKQMAVFGNNWGRGTEVIYQEMGLGMTDKVTEMALADGYYSLSLEVLPEYAGDFIVLSNDGSDNSFKETDTYKNIPAVSNGHVIEANAADFFFNDPITLEFQLQLFIDGFLGK is encoded by the coding sequence TTGAGAAAAGTATTCATGCCATTATTAATCGTATTCATGCTTATCATAGCCGCGTGCGGTAGTAATAACGCAACTAATAGTTCAAGTAACAGCAATAGTAATACCAATGTAAATAATATTACACAACAAGAAGCGTCTACTACTACAGAACCGGAATTTGTAACCTATGAATCTGAGAATGGTCCAATTCAAGTACCTGCTAAGCCAGAGCGTGTTGTAATGCTCTCATCTGGTTATGTTGGTAATGTACTAGCATTAGGTATCCCTGTTGTTGGTGTTGATAGTTGGGCGATTGGAAGCTCTCTTTTCGCGGATAAGTTGAAAGATGTAGCAATTATATCAGAAGATGATGTGGAAGGCGTTCTTAATCTTGAACCAGATTTAATTATTGCTTCTTCTACTACAGCAAATTTGGAAAAGTTTAAGGAAATTGCTCCGACGATTACTTATACTTATAATGCTTTTGATTATTTATCTCAACATGTCGAGATAGGTAAACTAGTAGGCAAAGAGGCTGAGGCTGAGGCCTGGGTTAATGACTTTAAAGCTCGTGCCAAGCAAGCTGGGCAAGATGTAAAAGCTAAGCACGGTGACGATGTGACAGTGACTGTTATTGAGCACTATGCAAAACAGATGGCTGTGTTCGGAAATAACTGGGGACGTGGAACAGAAGTCATCTATCAAGAAATGGGTCTTGGTATGACGGATAAAGTAACCGAGATGGCACTTGCTGATGGATACTATTCACTATCTTTAGAAGTACTTCCAGAATATGCTGGTGACTTCATTGTACTAAGTAATGACGGTTCTGATAATTCATTCAAAGAAACTGATACTTACAAAAACATTCCTGCAGTAAGTAATGGTCATGTTATTGAAGCTAATGCAGCAGATTTCTTCTTTAACGATCCAATTACTTTAGAATTCCAACTTCAACTATTTATTGATGGTTTTCTTGGGAAATAG
- a CDS encoding AraC family transcriptional regulator, with protein MIEFLPQHLHQLDLYLIQYGREQCTPGHSFGPAMREYYKFHYILEGKGVFEVNGKRYHLHAGQGFLVCPGTITFYQADQDDPWKYCWIGFHGIKAPTLLKQAELSDEAPIYDCDKADFFNSSIDQMIKSKHVEAGRELKLTGLLYLWLSILVECRGSQLSLKLREHSKEHYIAQVVHFIEMNYANKISVQSIASFIGLQRSYLSSLFKEVMNSSLQEYLITFRMRKACELLSNVELTIGDIARSVGYEDPLLFSKMFKKTMKYSPSQYREKQLLRI; from the coding sequence ATGATCGAATTTTTACCACAGCATCTACATCAACTTGATCTGTACTTAATTCAATATGGGCGGGAACAATGTACGCCTGGTCATTCCTTTGGACCTGCAATGCGAGAATATTATAAATTCCACTACATCCTTGAAGGTAAAGGTGTATTTGAGGTCAACGGTAAAAGATATCATTTACATGCTGGACAAGGATTTCTAGTTTGTCCTGGAACCATTACATTTTATCAAGCAGATCAAGATGATCCGTGGAAGTACTGTTGGATCGGATTCCATGGCATTAAAGCTCCTACTTTATTGAAACAAGCAGAACTGTCAGATGAAGCACCTATATATGATTGTGACAAAGCTGATTTTTTCAATAGCAGTATTGATCAAATGATAAAATCTAAACATGTAGAAGCTGGACGAGAATTAAAACTAACGGGTTTGCTTTATTTATGGCTATCCATCTTAGTTGAATGCCGAGGTTCACAACTTTCCTTAAAGCTGCGAGAACATAGTAAAGAACACTATATCGCCCAAGTCGTTCATTTTATTGAAATGAACTATGCTAATAAAATTTCTGTCCAATCTATTGCTAGCTTCATCGGCTTACAACGTAGCTATCTAAGCTCGTTATTCAAAGAGGTTATGAATAGTAGCTTACAAGAATATCTCATTACTTTTCGGATGCGTAAAGCATGTGAATTATTAAGTAATGTCGAGTTAACGATTGGTGATATTGCGAGATCTGTTGGATACGAAGATCCTCTTCTATTCTCGAAAATGTTCAAGAAAACGATGAAATACTCTCCTTCTCAATATCGAGAGAAACAGTTACTACGCATTTAA
- the mgrA gene encoding L-glyceraldehyde 3-phosphate reductase → MTYTANEQRYADMKYNRCGNSGLLLPAISLGLWHNFGGKDVFENGRAMTRRAFDLGITHFDIANNYGPPYGSAEENFGKILKLDMAPYRDELIISTKAGYDMWAGPYGNFGSKKYMVASLDQSLKRLGLDYVDIYYHHRPDPNTPIEETMTALDLLVRQGKALYVGLSNYNAEQTAAASKVLKELGTPCLIHQPSYSIIDRWIEDGLQDVLAEEGIGTIGFLPLAQGVLTNKYLSGIPADSRAAGHSIFLHEDSISEKKINIAIQLQEIAAERGQSLAQMALAWVLRGGKVTSALIGASRVSQIEENVAALQNLEFTSEELARIDAISLGQ, encoded by the coding sequence ATGACTTATACAGCTAATGAACAGCGTTATGCAGATATGAAATACAATCGTTGCGGTAATAGTGGTTTACTTTTACCTGCAATCTCTTTGGGGCTTTGGCATAATTTTGGAGGAAAAGATGTTTTCGAGAATGGACGAGCTATGACTCGTCGTGCCTTCGATCTTGGCATTACTCATTTTGATATTGCTAATAACTACGGACCTCCTTATGGTTCTGCAGAAGAAAATTTCGGGAAAATTCTCAAATTAGATATGGCTCCATACCGCGATGAACTTATTATCTCGACAAAAGCAGGTTATGACATGTGGGCTGGTCCATATGGTAACTTCGGATCTAAAAAGTATATGGTAGCAAGCTTAGATCAAAGCTTGAAACGTCTAGGTTTAGACTATGTAGATATTTACTATCACCACCGTCCAGATCCAAATACACCAATTGAAGAAACGATGACAGCTCTTGATCTACTTGTTCGTCAAGGGAAAGCATTGTATGTTGGTCTATCTAACTATAACGCTGAGCAAACAGCTGCTGCGTCTAAAGTATTGAAAGAGTTAGGCACACCATGCTTAATTCACCAACCAAGCTATTCTATTATCGATCGTTGGATCGAAGATGGATTACAAGATGTATTAGCTGAAGAAGGCATTGGCACAATTGGTTTCTTACCACTAGCACAAGGTGTACTAACTAATAAATATTTGTCTGGTATTCCTGCTGATTCTCGTGCCGCAGGTCATTCTATCTTCTTACATGAGGATAGTATATCTGAAAAGAAAATCAATATTGCGATACAATTACAGGAGATTGCAGCTGAACGTGGACAAAGCTTAGCACAAATGGCATTAGCTTGGGTGTTACGTGGCGGGAAAGTAACATCTGCTCTTATTGGTGCAAGTCGAGTAAGTCAAATTGAAGAAAACGTTGCGGCACTTCAAAATCTTGAATTTACTAGTGAAGAACTTGCTCGTATCGATGCGATCTCTCTAGGTCAATAA